The proteins below are encoded in one region of Paenibacillus sp. YYML68:
- a CDS encoding response regulator transcription factor: MNYRVLVADDHRLARQAIRSLLEGEPGFEWIGEAADAAEAVEKCGELLPDLVLMDIRMPQGGGLEATKRIKQLYPYTRIVMLTVSDDASDLFTAIRYGAQGYLLKNMNPDDWIHYLRGLLEDSGEISQGMADRLLQSFRAPEGRDGVDVSPHVLSTRESEIVGYVAAGFSNRQIADMLVIAENTVKNHIKNMLAKLSLDNRVQLTAYAVRHGMTRNIQKQSHK; this comes from the coding sequence ATGAATTATCGGGTGTTAGTTGCAGACGACCACCGGCTTGCACGTCAGGCGATTCGATCGTTACTGGAAGGCGAGCCTGGCTTCGAGTGGATTGGAGAGGCCGCGGATGCCGCTGAAGCTGTGGAGAAGTGCGGCGAGCTGCTGCCGGACCTTGTGCTGATGGACATCCGTATGCCGCAGGGCGGCGGGTTGGAGGCGACGAAGCGGATTAAGCAGCTGTACCCGTACACGCGCATCGTCATGCTCACCGTATCCGACGATGCGTCGGATTTGTTCACGGCGATCCGATACGGGGCGCAAGGGTATTTACTCAAGAACATGAATCCGGACGATTGGATCCATTACTTGCGAGGTCTGCTTGAGGATTCGGGAGAGATCTCGCAAGGTATGGCGGATCGTCTGCTGCAATCGTTCCGTGCTCCTGAAGGGCGCGATGGCGTCGATGTGTCCCCTCATGTGCTCTCAACGCGTGAGAGTGAAATTGTTGGCTATGTCGCGGCCGGGTTCAGTAACCGTCAAATTGCGGACATGCTCGTCATCGCCGAGAACACGGTGAAAAACCACATCAAAAATATGCTTGCGAAGCTGTCGCTTGACAACCGGGTTCAGCTGACCGCCTATGCGGTGAGGCACGGCATGACACGAAATATACAAAAACAGTCGCACAAATAG
- a CDS encoding sensor histidine kinase, producing the protein MSMRTLKWCTILLPPLILGGFEYIRHDFLLHTLSMETGNLYMTLLTLLLSYLFATWMFRRIEQMNEKLAAERAKHAVYEERERVAQELHDNIAQVLFFLNVQLAKGQVQEAREAVSEIDQHVRQAIFNLRTAPEEGATFEARLAAWLQEWSGMTGIAVEQSVKLDGIEVTPSREVALFSIVREAFTNIRKHSEADHAYLELGPIEDGTRWRLRIADNGTGCILEEPRPLNSLGLSLLGKRSQDLGAELLIASEPGQGLELVLIGPMKEGSVL; encoded by the coding sequence ATGTCGATGCGTACGCTCAAATGGTGCACCATCCTGCTGCCGCCGCTCATTCTGGGCGGCTTCGAATACATTCGCCACGACTTCCTGCTGCACACGCTGTCGATGGAGACGGGCAATCTGTACATGACGCTGCTGACGCTGCTGCTGTCTTACTTGTTCGCTACCTGGATGTTTCGCCGCATCGAGCAAATGAATGAGAAGCTCGCCGCGGAGCGGGCGAAGCATGCGGTGTACGAGGAGCGGGAGCGTGTCGCTCAGGAGCTTCACGATAACATTGCGCAGGTGCTGTTTTTCTTGAATGTGCAGCTGGCCAAGGGTCAAGTGCAGGAGGCGAGAGAAGCGGTGTCCGAGATCGACCAGCATGTGAGGCAGGCGATCTTCAATCTGCGGACGGCACCGGAGGAGGGTGCTACCTTCGAGGCGCGACTGGCCGCCTGGCTGCAGGAGTGGAGCGGCATGACAGGTATTGCGGTCGAGCAGTCTGTGAAGCTGGATGGCATTGAGGTGACCCCCTCGCGCGAGGTGGCGCTGTTCTCGATCGTGCGGGAGGCGTTCACGAACATTCGCAAGCATTCCGAAGCGGATCATGCCTATCTGGAGCTTGGACCTATCGAGGATGGGACGCGCTGGCGCTTGCGCATCGCAGATAATGGCACAGGCTGCATACTGGAAGAACCCCGGCCGCTGAACAGTCTGGGCTTGTCGCTGCTCGGCAAGCGGTCGCAGGACCTTGGCGCGGAGCTGTTGATAGCTTCTGAGCCTGGGCAAGGGCTTGAGCTAGTGCTGATCGGACCGATGAAGGAAGGAAGTGTGCTATGA
- a CDS encoding methyl-accepting chemotaxis protein produces MRMSIRIKLLAGFGAIALLMLATGWFAIVKMNDMGDNAKAIEQRWMPGVYDLGKISEDVVDTQRLVLRVIMEEEKSEIERLQGKVRDNMKAIQTYRDDYNKLIKTSEERTAYEAFSKAYDTYTKLLPAVFKEADANNDQKADALHDEAHPYFMEATKQLDVLGKLSKDGSDYTTKHSIAVYEQSRTYVIVFICIALALAVLLAVWIAQTISKPVVQLQSMLTHIAEGDLRDRLQVSNRDELGVMAELANAMVDNLRALIGRTSASAQSLAAASQEISASTQEIASGTSQQSTSAQTINELLKELSRAISSVATNAEASAELSSMTLKEAMDGGKVVGSAIESMNQLSVKMERLQEDSSKIGEIIAVINEIAEQTNLLALNAAIEAARAGDQGRGFAVVADEVRKLAERSGDATKQIAQIIKAMQNNTLDSVSAVQNAVGLSLQTGTAFDHIISRVNETSQQASEIAAASEEQSAQSLEVLRAVEMIASATEQAAAASEETANASSSLAQLAEQLNDSVSHFKV; encoded by the coding sequence ATGAGAATGTCCATTCGTATTAAGCTGCTCGCAGGCTTCGGCGCGATTGCACTGCTGATGCTGGCGACAGGGTGGTTCGCTATTGTGAAAATGAATGATATGGGTGACAACGCCAAGGCGATCGAGCAGCGATGGATGCCGGGTGTGTATGATCTTGGCAAAATATCCGAGGATGTCGTCGATACACAAAGGCTCGTGCTGCGGGTTATTATGGAGGAGGAAAAGTCCGAAATCGAACGGCTTCAGGGAAAGGTCAGAGATAATATGAAAGCGATTCAAACGTATCGCGACGATTACAACAAGCTGATAAAGACGAGTGAAGAGCGCACAGCTTATGAGGCGTTCTCCAAGGCGTACGATACATATACGAAGCTGCTGCCTGCTGTATTCAAGGAGGCGGATGCGAATAACGATCAGAAGGCAGATGCGCTGCATGATGAGGCCCATCCGTACTTCATGGAGGCGACAAAGCAGCTCGATGTGCTCGGCAAGCTCAGCAAGGACGGCTCTGACTATACAACGAAGCATTCCATTGCCGTCTACGAGCAGTCCCGCACTTATGTCATCGTGTTCATCTGTATTGCGCTTGCCCTAGCGGTACTGCTGGCCGTCTGGATCGCTCAGACGATCTCGAAGCCTGTGGTGCAGCTGCAGTCGATGCTGACGCATATTGCAGAGGGTGATCTTCGTGACCGACTTCAGGTGTCTAACCGTGATGAGCTCGGTGTAATGGCAGAGCTGGCCAATGCGATGGTGGACAATCTGAGAGCGTTGATCGGGCGTACTTCAGCCTCAGCCCAAAGCTTGGCCGCAGCCTCTCAGGAAATATCTGCGAGCACTCAAGAAATCGCGAGCGGCACCAGTCAGCAATCGACCTCGGCACAGACGATCAACGAGCTGCTGAAGGAGCTGTCTCGTGCGATCTCCTCCGTTGCCACGAATGCCGAGGCGTCGGCGGAGCTAAGCAGCATGACGCTGAAGGAAGCAATGGATGGCGGCAAGGTGGTCGGCTCTGCGATCGAGAGCATGAACCAATTGAGTGTGAAGATGGAGCGTCTGCAGGAGGATTCCTCCAAGATTGGAGAAATTATCGCGGTCATTAACGAAATTGCGGAACAGACGAATCTACTCGCGCTTAATGCGGCGATCGAGGCGGCTCGTGCAGGCGATCAAGGGCGCGGCTTCGCGGTCGTTGCCGATGAGGTTCGCAAGCTGGCCGAGCGTAGCGGCGATGCGACGAAGCAAATCGCTCAAATCATCAAGGCGATGCAAAACAATACGCTGGACAGCGTGTCTGCTGTTCAGAACGCGGTCGGCTTGTCGCTGCAGACCGGAACTGCATTCGATCATATAATTTCTCGTGTGAACGAGACGAGTCAGCAGGCGTCTGAGATCGCAGCGGCAAGTGAGGAGCAGTCCGCTCAGTCGCTCGAGGTGCTGCGTGCTGTTGAAATGATCGCTAGTGCAACGGAGCAGGCAGCAGCTGCATCGGAGGAGACGGCGAACGCTTCCTCGTCGCTTGCGCAGCTGGCGGAGCAGCTTAATGATTCTGTGTCGCATTTTAAAGTATAG
- a CDS encoding adenylate/guanylate cyclase domain-containing protein, with amino-acid sequence MMKPQRYVYDRVYTLPRDKVWELLSRTDHLNRVIGLFPLRKRTLRTNGTQFVQDLQAMVFGIIPLQWTEHPFTWVKEQSYAVVREYHSGPLRRFYGGIELSDAEERLPDGQPATKVRLFAEFTPNGALGMLAIPIVGVQSMRKTLTFLEQSVRLAAEQKSYMDPQTKTMYQLNVSELDRLLAKLADLTDDQRHAVKLLREHLLRTGDDEVVDMRPYTLADRWQADREAVLQLFLHATKAGILNLSWQLLCPNCRVSKAGAGKLSDITPQFHCDFCGIEYAASFDRYVELTFSVHPLIRHAVKQVFCVGGPLITPHIHTQLAVAPGETASVIYPDVKGPMRLRVLRTNETVPLMRNEGEQGSSLVDAQLAYRADGGWSRRELALSAPGSVLSLTNESESIIHVALERADWSDDTVTAAKVSTMQQFRTLFSSEVLAPGQQIGIENVTVLFSDLRGSTAYYEKVGDAHAYSQVRGHFEFLLQHIRANGGAVVKTIGDAVMAVFEYPENAMKAALAIQADARHMNGLELHEASVVIKLGFYHGPAIAVNTDGVLDYFGRTVNLAARTQGLSAGDDIVVSRECTLRLGVRQQLADCGAEIDYFTERLKGIEGLAELARIRLR; translated from the coding sequence ATGATGAAGCCGCAACGGTATGTCTATGATCGCGTATATACGCTGCCCCGCGACAAGGTGTGGGAGCTGCTGAGCCGAACGGACCATTTGAACCGAGTGATCGGTCTATTCCCGCTGCGCAAAAGAACGCTTCGAACGAACGGGACGCAATTCGTGCAGGATCTGCAGGCCATGGTGTTCGGTATCATTCCGCTGCAGTGGACGGAGCATCCGTTCACGTGGGTGAAGGAGCAGTCGTACGCTGTAGTCCGCGAGTACCATTCGGGTCCTCTGCGCCGCTTCTACGGCGGCATCGAGCTGAGCGACGCAGAGGAGCGGCTGCCGGACGGACAGCCTGCGACCAAGGTGCGGCTGTTCGCAGAATTCACACCGAACGGAGCGCTCGGCATGCTCGCGATTCCGATCGTGGGCGTACAGTCGATGCGCAAGACGCTTACGTTTCTAGAGCAGAGCGTTCGGCTGGCGGCTGAGCAGAAGAGCTATATGGACCCGCAGACGAAGACGATGTACCAACTTAACGTATCGGAGCTTGACCGTCTGCTGGCGAAGCTTGCGGACTTGACCGACGATCAGCGGCACGCCGTTAAGCTTCTGCGCGAGCATCTGCTGCGCACAGGAGACGATGAGGTGGTCGACATGCGACCTTATACGCTCGCGGACCGATGGCAGGCGGACCGCGAAGCGGTGCTGCAGCTGTTCCTTCATGCGACGAAGGCGGGCATCCTTAATCTGAGCTGGCAGCTGCTCTGTCCGAACTGCCGCGTGTCCAAGGCGGGGGCGGGCAAGCTGTCCGATATTACGCCGCAGTTTCACTGCGACTTCTGCGGCATTGAATATGCCGCTAGCTTCGACCGCTATGTGGAGCTGACGTTCAGTGTCCACCCGTTGATTCGTCATGCGGTTAAACAGGTATTCTGTGTCGGCGGTCCGCTCATTACCCCGCATATTCATACGCAGCTGGCCGTAGCGCCGGGTGAGACGGCATCGGTCATATATCCGGATGTGAAGGGGCCAATGCGTCTGCGCGTGCTTCGCACGAACGAGACAGTGCCGCTTATGCGTAACGAGGGTGAACAAGGCTCAAGTCTCGTGGATGCGCAGCTTGCGTATCGAGCAGATGGAGGGTGGTCGCGGCGTGAACTTGCTCTGTCTGCGCCCGGCTCAGTCTTGAGTCTGACCAACGAGAGCGAGAGCATCATCCACGTCGCGCTAGAGCGGGCGGATTGGAGCGATGATACGGTTACGGCGGCCAAGGTGTCGACGATGCAGCAATTCCGCACGCTGTTCTCCTCCGAGGTGCTGGCGCCGGGGCAGCAGATTGGCATCGAGAACGTAACGGTGCTGTTCAGCGACTTGCGCGGCTCCACAGCCTATTACGAGAAGGTCGGAGACGCCCATGCGTACAGTCAGGTGCGGGGGCACTTCGAGTTTTTGCTGCAGCACATTCGGGCGAATGGCGGTGCAGTCGTCAAGACGATCGGCGATGCGGTCATGGCCGTATTCGAATATCCAGAGAATGCGATGAAGGCGGCGCTCGCTATTCAAGCGGATGCAAGACATATGAACGGTCTGGAGCTGCATGAGGCGTCGGTCGTCATTAAGCTGGGCTTCTACCATGGCCCGGCGATTGCCGTCAATACGGACGGCGTGCTCGATTATTTCGGGCGGACGGTGAACCTCGCTGCGCGTACGCAAGGACTCAGCGCTGGTGACGACATCGTTGTGAGTCGAGAATGCACCCTGCGTCTAGGCGTCAGGCAGCAGCTCGCGGACTGCGGAGCGGAGATCGATTATTTCACCGAACGGCTTAAGGGGATTGAAGGGCTGGCGGAGCTGGCGCGCATTCGTCTGCGCTGA
- a CDS encoding CAP domain-containing protein codes for MWNRLRTKKSLLLLLVLLLSFTASGTVLAFGKGAQGPDVYAVQGMLKSLGYYSGSITGYYGSVTENGVKLFQKAYGLPQTGAVDGKTLESILWAYGNLKIPRKPAPTPAPTPAPMPAPMPAPTPAPTPTPAPNPKPPSTGQLSAEEQQMVDLVNKARAEQGLAPLAVDTKLSSVARLKSKDMVDNNYFSHQSPTYGSPFDMMKQFGISYRTGGENIACNQGVAAAHQALLNSPGHRANIMSKDFTHIGIGIVNGGPCGKMFTQMFIGK; via the coding sequence ATGTGGAATCGATTACGCACGAAGAAGTCACTGCTGCTGCTGCTCGTCCTTCTGCTCAGCTTCACCGCGTCCGGCACGGTGCTTGCCTTCGGCAAGGGCGCTCAAGGTCCGGATGTGTACGCCGTACAAGGAATGCTGAAGTCGCTTGGCTATTACAGCGGCAGCATTACCGGCTATTACGGCTCGGTCACCGAGAACGGCGTCAAGCTGTTCCAGAAGGCGTACGGACTGCCGCAGACCGGTGCGGTGGACGGGAAGACGCTGGAGTCTATTTTGTGGGCATACGGTAATTTGAAAATTCCGAGAAAGCCCGCTCCGACGCCCGCTCCGACGCCCGCTCCGATGCCCGCTCCGATGCCCGCTCCGACGCCTGCCCCGACCCCGACGCCAGCACCGAATCCGAAGCCTCCTTCAACAGGGCAGCTTAGCGCGGAAGAGCAGCAAATGGTGGACCTCGTGAACAAGGCGCGGGCCGAGCAAGGCTTGGCGCCGCTGGCTGTCGATACGAAGCTGTCGAGCGTAGCCCGGCTGAAGAGCAAGGATATGGTGGACAACAACTACTTCTCCCACCAGTCTCCGACGTACGGCTCTCCGTTCGATATGATGAAGCAGTTCGGCATCTCGTATCGCACCGGAGGCGAGAACATTGCGTGTAACCAAGGAGTTGCAGCAGCTCATCAAGCATTGCTGAACTCGCCAGGTCATCGTGCCAACATCATGAGCAAGGACTTCACGCACATCGGGATCGGGATCGTCAACGGCGGACCGTGTGGCAAGATGTTCACCCAGATGTTTATCGGCAAGTAG
- a CDS encoding YcnI family protein, with protein MLKWKHIGILALLGAFLMTGAASAHVTVQPSVTTQGSYEKFAVRVPTEKTIPTVKVEVKFPLDAVTISRFEPKPGWTYELTKDGDKISGVIWTATAGGFGATEFGEFYMQGKVADSATSIVWKAYQTYQDGSVVEWVGAEGADKPASVTKVNPKPAGSGHDSHGHTAGAAAGHGADAAEPAAAGGSSTPLYLSIAAVVLSAISLLVTLMRRRA; from the coding sequence ATGTTGAAGTGGAAGCATATTGGAATATTGGCGCTGTTGGGCGCCTTTTTGATGACCGGAGCGGCAAGCGCGCACGTGACGGTGCAGCCGTCGGTGACGACGCAGGGCAGCTATGAGAAGTTTGCAGTGCGCGTGCCGACGGAGAAGACGATCCCGACAGTGAAGGTCGAGGTGAAGTTTCCGCTAGATGCGGTTACGATCTCCCGCTTCGAGCCGAAGCCGGGCTGGACGTATGAGCTGACGAAGGACGGGGACAAAATCTCCGGAGTCATCTGGACAGCTACTGCAGGCGGCTTCGGTGCAACGGAGTTCGGCGAGTTCTACATGCAGGGCAAGGTGGCCGACTCGGCAACGTCAATCGTCTGGAAGGCGTATCAGACGTATCAAGACGGCAGTGTCGTCGAGTGGGTAGGCGCTGAAGGCGCGGACAAGCCTGCGTCGGTGACGAAGGTGAACCCGAAGCCGGCTGGCTCCGGTCACGACAGCCACGGGCACACGGCAGGAGCTGCGGCTGGCCATGGAGCTGACGCTGCTGAGCCTGCTGCCGCAGGCGGAAGCAGTACGCCGCTGTACTTATCCATCGCCGCGGTCGTACTGAGCGCTATTTCACTGCTCGTTACGCTGATGCGCAGACGAGCATAA
- a CDS encoding chemotaxis protein CheW produces MTNQPFGRMDMPFISVGIGSEQFALPIHEVREIIRLQEITEVPHARAGLLGVINLRGTIVPVIDISERLHVTASPFSSATRIVIVSFKGEDVGLIVDSVHQVVEMELLQSSSDNGLAGHRAGVLGIGRTGDSLVGLLELEAMLTDF; encoded by the coding sequence ATGACGAACCAGCCATTCGGCCGCATGGATATGCCCTTTATATCAGTCGGTATCGGTAGCGAGCAGTTCGCGTTGCCGATCCATGAAGTTCGCGAGATTATACGGCTGCAAGAAATTACAGAGGTTCCGCACGCAAGAGCGGGCCTGCTCGGCGTCATCAACTTACGCGGGACGATCGTGCCTGTTATTGATATATCAGAGAGACTGCACGTTACTGCTTCTCCGTTCTCCTCAGCTACCCGTATCGTCATCGTGTCGTTTAAGGGCGAGGATGTCGGTCTGATCGTCGACAGTGTGCATCAGGTCGTAGAGATGGAGCTGCTGCAGTCATCCTCGGACAATGGACTAGCGGGTCATCGAGCGGGCGTGCTCGGCATTGGACGAACGGGTGATAGCTTGGTCGGACTGCTGGAGCTTGAGGCGATGCTGACCGATTTTTGA
- a CDS encoding response regulator transcription factor, whose product MKGHDHNSKFLLTNREREVFELLVQDKTTKDIAQQLFISEKTVRNHISNVMQKLNVKGRSQAVVELIKLGELQI is encoded by the coding sequence TTGAAGGGCCACGACCACAATAGCAAGTTTCTGCTCACCAACCGCGAACGCGAAGTATTCGAGCTGCTCGTGCAGGACAAAACGACTAAGGACATCGCACAGCAGCTGTTTATCAGCGAGAAGACGGTGCGAAATCATATTTCCAACGTCATGCAAAAGCTCAACGTCAAAGGGCGTTCGCAAGCAGTAGTCGAGCTGATTAAGCTTGGGGAACTGCAAATCTGA
- a CDS encoding chemotaxis protein CheW, with protein MDAHLSSYAGLFLDEMEEQLQVLDEKLLELEQGQDAATISSIFRAAHTLKGSAGMMGYVPIEQLTHRLESVFDLLRSGKLELSGELMRVVFESVDMLRLMRQAIVEECLGSVDASACVSRLEGLYTGDPGASTPSAVPKVQGGCDGSGLSDGSASTQPERGEAPGAGDGLGGHDLLSSDSQRAVLEHALGNGLRAFVITVQLEDETPMKSVRALLIFNRVGEDGEIVATAPEVERIEDERTFGGRFSMVLVTSEPGERIEETLKQLSHIKHYELSPYILGDKRLENRGDKPQTNMADEAGAAVLLGDEANSGCQHEGSTGAVGAAASIFRSSSSEVEQASSAAAEARPKPGGDGASEAKLPKQAATVRVDVSRLEHLLNLVGELLIDNTRLHETKKRLHDQLKCSEMDMSHVNGLHDISHHLSRVISELQEGMMKTRMLPIDQLFNRFPRMVRDLADKTSKEIELVIEGRETELDRTLIEEISDPIIHIIRNAGDHGLETPEERIAAGKPRKGRLLLRAEHKANQIVITIADDGRGIDPERIKQASIRKGFITAEEGERMSRKELVSLIFHSGLSTAQEVTNLSGRGVGMDIVRSHIEKLNGLIDIDTKVGQGTVFTIKLPLTLAIIRSLLVKLGAATYAVPLTNVVEIMRIQSSALRTVQGREVVLVRGEVLPLVRLTELLKLSKGEECTEPSTADQSLSIVIVGIAEKRLCLLVDRTIGNQEIVIKSLGAFVGHVPFVSGSTILGGGNVALILDVGAVVREQGASSRASDVAEVGVAAGKRARHVVTFRLATDTFGVTIASVKEIITLPTLSHVAMSSPSILGMVNLRGSLLPVYDLRRQLCLDCAEPTSASRILILETSRQDVGVMVDEVRSVVSLAEDDIEPVDQHAALIPGLLQGIGKTSEGLIQLLDMEKVLGETCARTI; from the coding sequence ATGGATGCACATTTGTCCTCCTACGCTGGCTTGTTCCTCGATGAGATGGAGGAGCAGCTGCAGGTGCTCGATGAGAAGCTGCTCGAGCTGGAGCAAGGTCAAGATGCGGCAACGATCAGCTCGATATTCCGGGCAGCACATACGCTGAAGGGCTCAGCTGGGATGATGGGTTATGTCCCGATTGAGCAGCTGACGCATAGACTGGAAAGCGTCTTTGACCTGCTGCGCTCTGGCAAGCTGGAGCTGAGCGGCGAGCTGATGCGTGTTGTATTCGAAAGTGTGGATATGCTCCGTCTGATGCGTCAGGCGATTGTGGAGGAGTGTCTCGGGAGTGTCGACGCATCGGCTTGCGTGAGTCGATTAGAAGGGCTGTATACCGGTGACCCCGGGGCTTCTACCCCGTCCGCCGTGCCGAAGGTGCAGGGCGGATGCGACGGAAGCGGCTTGAGCGACGGAAGTGCGTCGACTCAGCCCGAGAGAGGGGAGGCGCCAGGTGCTGGAGACGGCTTGGGCGGGCACGACTTGTTAAGCAGTGACAGTCAGCGTGCGGTGCTCGAGCATGCACTCGGCAACGGCCTGCGGGCCTTCGTCATTACGGTACAGCTTGAAGATGAGACGCCGATGAAATCTGTTCGCGCTCTGCTGATCTTCAATCGGGTCGGGGAAGACGGAGAGATCGTCGCGACGGCGCCCGAGGTCGAGAGAATTGAGGATGAGCGGACGTTCGGCGGCCGCTTCAGCATGGTGCTTGTGACCTCGGAGCCTGGCGAGCGTATCGAGGAGACGCTCAAGCAGCTGTCGCATATTAAGCATTACGAGCTGTCTCCGTATATTCTAGGTGATAAGCGTCTGGAGAACAGGGGCGATAAGCCGCAGACGAACATGGCTGATGAAGCGGGTGCGGCAGTCTTGCTTGGCGATGAGGCTAACAGCGGCTGCCAGCATGAGGGGTCAACAGGTGCTGTCGGGGCCGCAGCATCCATATTCCGAAGCTCCAGCTCCGAGGTGGAGCAAGCATCCTCTGCGGCTGCTGAAGCGCGGCCGAAGCCCGGCGGGGATGGTGCATCGGAGGCGAAGCTGCCGAAGCAGGCTGCGACTGTCCGCGTCGACGTCAGCCGACTGGAGCATCTGCTCAACCTGGTCGGCGAGCTGCTGATCGACAATACGAGGCTGCACGAGACGAAGAAGCGGCTGCACGATCAGCTGAAGTGCAGCGAGATGGACATGTCTCACGTCAACGGGCTGCACGATATTAGCCACCACCTCAGCCGCGTCATCAGCGAGCTGCAGGAGGGGATGATGAAGACGCGCATGCTGCCGATCGATCAGCTGTTCAACCGATTTCCGCGCATGGTGCGCGATCTGGCTGACAAGACGAGCAAGGAGATCGAGCTGGTTATCGAAGGCAGAGAGACTGAGCTGGACCGAACGTTGATCGAGGAGATCAGCGATCCGATCATACATATTATTCGCAATGCCGGCGACCACGGTCTGGAGACGCCTGAGGAGCGTATCGCAGCCGGTAAGCCGCGCAAGGGCCGCCTCCTGCTGCGCGCTGAGCATAAGGCGAACCAGATCGTCATTACGATCGCAGACGACGGCAGAGGGATCGACCCGGAGCGCATCAAGCAGGCTTCCATTCGCAAAGGCTTCATTACGGCCGAGGAGGGCGAGCGCATGAGTCGCAAGGAGCTCGTGTCGCTTATTTTTCACTCCGGCTTGTCGACGGCTCAAGAGGTTACGAACTTGTCCGGTCGCGGCGTCGGGATGGATATCGTCCGTTCCCATATCGAGAAGCTGAATGGCTTGATCGATATTGATACGAAGGTCGGGCAAGGCACTGTCTTCACGATTAAGCTGCCGCTGACGCTCGCGATCATTCGTTCGCTGCTCGTGAAGCTGGGCGCTGCGACGTATGCCGTTCCGCTAACGAATGTCGTGGAAATTATGCGCATTCAATCGAGCGCGCTGCGTACGGTGCAAGGGCGGGAGGTCGTGCTCGTCCGCGGCGAGGTGCTACCGCTCGTCCGACTGACGGAGCTGCTTAAGCTGAGCAAGGGCGAAGAGTGCACGGAGCCGTCCACGGCTGACCAGAGCTTGTCGATCGTCATTGTCGGCATTGCTGAGAAGCGTCTATGCCTGCTTGTCGATCGGACTATTGGTAATCAAGAGATCGTGATCAAGAGCCTCGGCGCGTTCGTTGGACACGTTCCATTCGTATCTGGCTCCACAATACTAGGCGGAGGCAATGTTGCGCTTATTCTCGATGTCGGGGCGGTCGTCCGCGAGCAGGGGGCGAGCAGCAGAGCATCGGATGTTGCGGAGGTCGGCGTTGCAGCGGGCAAGAGAGCGCGTCATGTCGTCACCTTCCGGCTTGCTACGGATACGTTCGGAGTGACGATCGCTAGTGTGAAGGAGATCATTACACTGCCGACGCTTAGTCATGTGGCGATGTCGTCGCCTTCCATACTCGGGATGGTAAACTTGCGTGGCAGCCTGCTGCCTGTCTATGACCTTCGTCGACAGCTGTGCCTCGATTGCGCGGAGCCGACCTCTGCGAGCCGCATATTGATACTTGAGACGAGTAGGCAAGACGTCGGTGTTATGGTCGACGAGGTGCGGTCGGTCGTCAGCCTGGCTGAGGACGACATCGAGCCGGTCGATCAGCACGCCGCACTCATTCCGGGACTGCTGCAGGGTATCGGCAAGACGAGCGAAGGGCTCATCCAGCTGCTTGACATGGAGAAGGTGCTGGGGGAGACTTGTGCAAGGACCATTTAG
- a CDS encoding aspartyl protease family protein, whose product MQIQMKDGLPIVSLNVSYEGKTICLENVLFDTGCAATVFDTDLMASIDLHIDFINGTAKRMYGIGGTSEACYEQLIPNLIIDGLHFETFRMQLGSIQEPYGFEGILGIDYMQRTGLKVDFEKMNIRYR is encoded by the coding sequence ATGCAGATACAGATGAAAGATGGGCTTCCTATTGTCTCATTGAACGTTTCTTATGAAGGTAAGACAATTTGTTTGGAAAATGTACTCTTTGATACAGGCTGTGCAGCCACGGTTTTTGATACGGATTTAATGGCATCAATCGATCTTCATATTGATTTTATTAACGGAACAGCTAAGCGAATGTATGGCATAGGCGGCACCAGCGAGGCTTGTTACGAACAACTAATACCAAACCTAATCATTGATGGCCTTCACTTTGAAACATTCAGAATGCAGCTCGGGTCCATACAGGAGCCTTATGGATTCGAAGGTATTCTGGGCATCGACTACATGCAACGAACGGGCTTGAAAGTAGATTTTGAGAAAATGAATATTCGATACCGTTAG
- the mscL gene encoding large-conductance mechanosensitive channel protein MscL, producing the protein MKSSFWKEFKQFAMKGNMIELAVGVIIGGAFGKVVTSIVNDLIMPLVGLLAGRVNFKDLFISLNGVTYSSLEEAKKASAPTLNYGMFLSTLIDFMIVAMVIFIVVKQFQRFRKKEEEKPASSKAETKECPQCLSEIPKKASRCKYCTAVIVQTNIS; encoded by the coding sequence ATGAAGTCGTCGTTCTGGAAAGAATTCAAGCAGTTTGCCATGAAGGGTAACATGATTGAGCTGGCCGTTGGTGTCATTATCGGCGGAGCGTTCGGTAAGGTCGTGACGTCGATCGTCAACGATCTCATTATGCCGCTTGTCGGCTTATTGGCGGGACGGGTCAATTTCAAGGATCTGTTCATCAGTCTGAACGGGGTTACATACAGCTCGCTGGAGGAAGCGAAGAAGGCTTCGGCGCCGACGTTGAACTACGGCATGTTCCTCAGCACGCTGATCGACTTTATGATTGTAGCGATGGTGATCTTCATTGTCGTGAAACAGTTCCAGCGATTCCGCAAGAAGGAAGAGGAGAAGCCCGCTTCTTCGAAGGCCGAGACGAAGGAATGTCCGCAATGCTTGTCAGAGATTCCGAAGAAGGCGTCCCGGTGTAAATATTGTACGGCCGTTATTGTGCAGACGAACATTTCGTAG